In the Desulfuromonas sp. DDH964 genome, CCGCCGGCATCGGGGGCGTCCTCCAGGGACTGCTGCAGCAAAAGGGGATGAGCGAGCGCCTGCGCGAGTACCGCGCCTGGCAGGTCTGGAACGAGGTGGTCGGCCCGCAGATCGCCGCCCACGCCCAACCCTGCGGCATCCGTGATGGCATCCTCGAGATCAGGGTTGACCAACCGGTCTGGATGCAGCAGTTGCAGCTGCTGAAACCGAAACTCCTCGCCCGGCTCAACGAACGCCTCGGCGCCGCCCTCTTCCGGGATCTTTTCCTGCGGCGCGGCCAGGTCGCGACCGCCCCCGTCACAAAAAAAGCGGCGCCCCTGCCGCCGCCCCCTCCCCTGGACCCGGCAACGGAGGAACAGATCAGGGCCACCGTGGCCGACCTCGCCGACGACGACCTGCGCCGGGGCCTGGCGCAACTGCTGCGCCGTCAGGCCCAACTCGACGCCCGCCGCCGCAGCGATCAGGACTTGCCCGCGTAAATCGCCTGCACCTCCGCCGAATATTCCTCCCCATCGTAAATGAAGAGCGGCGCTTCGATCACCAGCCCTGCCCCGCCCCGCTTGCGCCCCTCGACCAGGACCATCCGCGCCGGGTCGCCGCTGCGCCCATGCACTGAACGCAGCCGTTTCGGTTCGAGCTGGTGCTGGCGCATCGATACGAAGAGTTCCGCCAGCCGTTCGGCAAGAAAGACGAGGTAAAATCTTCCCCCGTCCCGCAGCAGCCGCGCCGCGGCGGCAAGAAAATCTTCGAGCCCGCCGGCCAGTTCGTGACGGGCGGC is a window encoding:
- a CDS encoding DUF721 domain-containing protein, producing MKAPPRPRLRRAAGIGGVLQGLLQQKGMSERLREYRAWQVWNEVVGPQIAAHAQPCGIRDGILEIRVDQPVWMQQLQLLKPKLLARLNERLGAALFRDLFLRRGQVATAPVTKKAAPLPPPPPLDPATEEQIRATVADLADDDLRRGLAQLLRRQAQLDARRRSDQDLPA